A single genomic interval of Halorubrum aethiopicum harbors:
- a CDS encoding TIGR00296 family protein: MSEAQTVRLSYDDGARAVELAREAVESFVRHGQREQPGSMREAFYARTGAFVRLESTRGRGRLRGCAGAWDGSDQLGHAIVEAAIKAASGDSCGSEVEPKELENITVSVCVVSNTVLTNDPLEDLEIGTHGVAVDGGNAHGWLYPTVPVENGWSGAEFLSRACRKAKISPTAWQDDDTMVTLIEGQVFRERPDGGAVEEL; the protein is encoded by the coding sequence ATGTCCGAGGCACAGACCGTTCGGCTGTCGTACGACGACGGGGCACGAGCGGTCGAACTCGCACGCGAGGCGGTCGAGTCGTTCGTTCGACACGGACAACGCGAACAGCCCGGGAGCATGCGCGAGGCCTTCTACGCGCGGACCGGGGCGTTCGTTCGACTGGAGTCGACCCGCGGGCGCGGCCGGCTGCGGGGGTGTGCCGGCGCGTGGGACGGGTCGGATCAGCTCGGTCACGCCATCGTCGAGGCCGCTATCAAGGCCGCCTCCGGCGACTCCTGCGGCTCGGAGGTCGAGCCGAAGGAACTCGAGAACATCACCGTCTCGGTCTGTGTCGTCTCGAACACCGTCCTCACGAACGACCCGCTCGAGGACCTCGAGATCGGCACCCACGGCGTCGCGGTCGACGGCGGCAACGCCCACGGCTGGCTCTACCCGACGGTCCCCGTCGAGAACGGCTGGTCGGGCGCGGAGTTCCTCTCGCGGGCCTGCCGCAAGGCGAAGATCTCGCCGACCGCCTGGCAGGACGACGACACCATGGTGACGCTCATCGAGGGCCAGGTGTTCCGGGAGCGCCCCGACGGCGGCGCGGTCGAGGAGCTGTAA
- a CDS encoding cysteine hydrolase family protein, protein MPYDPADTAVVVVDMQNGFCHPDGSLYAEPSEAAIGPVTDLVSRAREAGARVVYTRDVHPPEQFEDAHYYDEFDRWGEHVVEGSWDAELVDDLDVRESDHVVEKHTYDAFYRTDLEGYLETHGVDDLLICGTLANVCVLHTAGSAGLRDYRPVVVEDALGYITADHRDYAVEHADWLFGETTTLDAVTFDSE, encoded by the coding sequence ATGCCGTACGATCCGGCCGACACCGCGGTGGTCGTCGTCGACATGCAAAACGGGTTCTGTCACCCCGACGGGAGCCTCTACGCCGAGCCGAGCGAGGCGGCGATCGGGCCCGTGACCGACCTCGTCTCGCGCGCCCGGGAGGCCGGCGCGCGCGTCGTCTACACCCGCGACGTCCACCCGCCGGAACAGTTCGAGGACGCCCACTACTACGACGAGTTCGATCGGTGGGGCGAACACGTCGTCGAGGGGTCGTGGGACGCCGAGCTCGTCGACGACCTCGACGTCCGCGAGTCGGACCACGTCGTCGAGAAGCACACCTACGACGCCTTCTACCGGACGGACCTGGAGGGATACCTCGAGACGCACGGGGTCGACGACCTGCTGATCTGCGGGACCCTCGCGAACGTCTGCGTGCTCCACACCGCCGGCAGCGCCGGGCTGCGGGACTACCGCCCCGTCGTCGTCGAGGACGCGCTCGGCTACATCACCGCCGACCACCGCGACTACGCCGTCGAGCACGCCGACTGGCTGTTCGGCGAGACGACGACCCTGGACGCCGTCACGTTCGACTCCGAGTGA
- a CDS encoding nicotinate phosphoribosyltransferase has translation MTEFDIVDAEAVRSGRATDAYFDRTATALEGAGRNPRVVAEVTADQFPTGEFELLAGLKDAVALLSGRDVDVHAIPEGRLFDGGPVMRIEGEYLTFARLETSLLGFLSHASAIATAALDCRVAAPDASVLSFGARHVHPAMTAAVERSALVGGLDGFSHVAAGDLIGREASGTMPHALSICFGRGEQEAAWRAFDDAVDESVPRIALCDTYSDEVDEVLRAVDALGDRLDGVRLDTTGSRRGDFRHIVREVNWELDARGHGDVDVYVSGGLGPADLRRLRDVVDGFGVGGYVSNADPVDFALDIVAVEGEPAAKRGKLSGAKAVYRTAAGDHAVGLADRDGPAGAESLMEPVIRGGEVVADGAFDLEAATERALADAERVGYGSE, from the coding sequence ATGACCGAGTTCGACATCGTCGACGCCGAGGCGGTCCGCAGCGGTCGGGCCACGGACGCCTACTTCGACCGCACGGCGACCGCCCTCGAGGGCGCGGGACGGAACCCCCGCGTCGTCGCCGAGGTGACCGCGGACCAGTTCCCGACGGGCGAGTTCGAGCTGCTCGCCGGGCTGAAGGACGCGGTCGCGCTGCTGTCCGGCCGCGACGTCGACGTCCACGCGATCCCGGAGGGGCGGCTGTTCGACGGCGGCCCGGTGATGCGGATCGAGGGCGAGTACCTGACGTTCGCGCGGCTGGAGACCTCGCTTTTAGGCTTCCTCTCGCACGCCTCCGCCATCGCGACCGCCGCGCTCGACTGCCGGGTCGCCGCGCCGGACGCGTCGGTGCTCTCCTTCGGCGCGCGCCACGTCCACCCCGCGATGACGGCCGCGGTCGAGCGCTCGGCGCTGGTCGGGGGACTCGACGGCTTCTCGCACGTCGCCGCCGGCGACCTGATCGGCCGGGAGGCGTCGGGGACGATGCCGCACGCGCTGTCGATCTGTTTCGGCCGCGGCGAGCAGGAGGCGGCCTGGCGCGCCTTCGACGACGCGGTCGACGAGTCGGTCCCGCGGATCGCGCTCTGTGACACCTACTCCGACGAGGTCGACGAGGTCCTGCGGGCGGTCGACGCGCTCGGCGACCGGCTCGACGGGGTCCGCCTCGACACCACCGGCTCCCGTCGGGGCGACTTCAGACACATCGTGCGGGAGGTGAACTGGGAGCTCGACGCCCGCGGCCACGGCGACGTCGACGTGTACGTCTCGGGCGGGCTCGGGCCGGCGGACCTCCGGCGGCTCCGCGACGTCGTCGACGGCTTCGGCGTCGGCGGCTACGTCTCCAACGCCGACCCGGTCGACTTCGCGCTCGACATCGTCGCGGTGGAGGGCGAGCCCGCCGCCAAACGCGGGAAGCTCTCGGGCGCGAAGGCCGTCTACCGCACCGCGGCGGGCGACCACGCGGTCGGGCTCGCCGACCGCGACGGTCCGGCGGGCGCGGAGTCGCTCATGGAGCCCGTGATCCGCGGCGGGGAGGTCGTCGCCGACGGCGCGTTCGACCTCGAGGCGGCGACCGAGCGCGCGCTCGCCGACGCGGAGCGCGTCGGCTACGGGTCGGAGTAA
- a CDS encoding phytoene/squalene synthase family protein — MVEKRQVARGKRIQRRTGKTFHVATRLLPEEIRHPTYVLYGFFRVADEIVDAEETAPPAEQRAELERLRRAALGEEPTDDPVLSAFSSVREERDIADADVNAFIDAMESDIDTDRYETYADLEAYMDGSASAVGRMMTAIMDLDPAAEEAALPHATRLGEAFQMTNFLRDVREDVVERDRIYLPLETLRRHSVSEERILNLEFDDDVAAAIREELVRTERLYEEGVAGIKYLPEDCQLAVLLAAVLYADHHRLIRKLGYDTVSTTPELSFTRKLSLLVRTRWKWQWNSDPEAVFYEMSHGFDRDHGRHGHGRHDHTALRTD; from the coding sequence ATGGTAGAGAAACGCCAGGTTGCCCGTGGCAAGCGGATCCAGCGCCGCACCGGGAAGACGTTCCACGTCGCCACCCGCCTGCTGCCCGAGGAGATCCGCCACCCCACGTACGTGTTGTACGGGTTCTTCCGCGTCGCCGACGAGATCGTCGACGCCGAGGAGACCGCGCCGCCGGCCGAACAGCGCGCCGAACTCGAGCGGCTCCGCCGGGCCGCCCTCGGCGAGGAGCCGACCGACGACCCGGTGTTGTCGGCGTTCTCGTCGGTCCGCGAGGAGCGGGACATTGCGGACGCGGACGTGAACGCCTTCATCGACGCGATGGAGAGCGACATCGACACCGACCGCTACGAGACGTACGCCGACCTCGAGGCGTACATGGACGGCTCCGCGTCCGCGGTCGGGCGGATGATGACGGCGATCATGGACCTCGATCCGGCGGCCGAGGAGGCGGCGCTGCCGCACGCGACCCGGCTCGGCGAGGCGTTCCAGATGACGAACTTCCTGCGGGACGTCCGCGAGGACGTCGTCGAGCGCGACCGGATCTACCTCCCGCTCGAGACCCTGCGTCGACACAGCGTGAGCGAGGAGCGAATCTTGAACCTGGAGTTCGACGACGACGTGGCCGCCGCGATCCGCGAGGAGCTCGTCCGGACCGAGCGGCTCTACGAGGAGGGCGTGGCCGGGATCAAGTACCTCCCGGAGGACTGTCAGCTCGCGGTGTTGCTGGCGGCGGTGCTGTACGCCGACCACCACCGGCTGATCAGGAAGCTCGGGTACGACACCGTCTCGACGACGCCGGAGCTCTCCTTCACCCGGAAGCTCTCGCTTCTCGTCCGGACCCGCTGGAAGTGGCAGTGGAACTCCGACCCGGAGGCGGTGTTCTACGAGATGAGCCACGGGTTCGACCGCGACCACGGCCGCCACGGGCACGGTCGCCACGACCACACCGCCCTCCGGACCGACTGA
- the phnC gene encoding phosphonate ABC transporter ATP-binding protein encodes MTLDVTDLRKTYPTGDEALKGVDLSIDGSETTAMIGPSGAGKSTFIRCVNRLTEPTGGTVEIDGTELTALDDDGLREARRDIGMIFQEYNLVERLTVMENVLTGRLGYVSAWRAFRRSFPPEDVERAYEILDRVGLDGMENKRVDELSGGQRQRVGIARAVVQQPTILLVDEPTSSLDPETSNTVMRLLTEIAAEREVPVLINIHEVDLAVEHADRIVGLHDGEVVFEGPAADLGDAALDRVYRGGDPPESDASRSALGASDGDGTAAEGDPVDPPARDGVVSADGRTADRPASGGS; translated from the coding sequence ATGACGCTCGACGTAACCGACCTCCGGAAGACGTATCCGACGGGGGACGAGGCGCTGAAGGGGGTCGACCTCTCGATCGACGGCAGCGAGACGACCGCGATGATCGGTCCGAGCGGGGCCGGGAAAAGCACCTTCATCCGGTGTGTCAACCGGCTCACGGAGCCCACCGGGGGGACGGTCGAGATCGACGGCACCGAGTTGACCGCGCTCGACGACGACGGGCTCCGCGAGGCCCGCCGCGACATCGGGATGATCTTCCAGGAGTACAACCTCGTCGAGCGGCTCACGGTGATGGAGAACGTGCTCACCGGGCGGCTGGGGTACGTCTCCGCGTGGCGGGCGTTCCGGCGGTCGTTCCCGCCCGAGGACGTCGAGCGCGCCTACGAGATACTCGACCGCGTCGGGCTCGACGGCATGGAGAACAAGCGCGTCGACGAGCTGTCGGGCGGGCAGCGCCAGCGCGTCGGCATCGCCCGCGCGGTCGTCCAACAGCCCACGATCCTCCTCGTCGACGAGCCGACCTCCAGTCTCGACCCCGAGACGTCGAACACGGTGATGCGACTCCTCACCGAGATCGCGGCCGAGCGCGAGGTCCCCGTGTTGATCAACATCCACGAGGTGGACCTCGCGGTCGAGCACGCCGATCGGATCGTCGGGCTCCACGACGGCGAGGTCGTCTTCGAGGGACCGGCGGCCGACCTCGGCGACGCGGCGCTCGACCGCGTCTACCGCGGCGGCGACCCGCCCGAGTCGGACGCGTCGCGGTCGGCGCTCGGCGCGAGCGACGGCGACGGGACGGCCGCCGAGGGCGACCCCGTCGACCCCCCCGCCCGCGACGGCGTGGTCTCGGCCGACGGCCGAACCGCGGACCGGCCCGCCTCGGGAGGCTCCTGA
- the hisD gene encoding histidinol dehydrogenase, which produces MNVRAVADLSPAERRAFFERDAGIDAVRGDVEEIVDRVREEGDVAVREFAEEFDGVAVGNLDITDEAARAHAELEDADDPVLDAVREAADNVRAFHERQRPEDWRESFEGRELGRRFRPIDRAGVYVPGGAAAYPSSALMGVVPAVVAGVDHVSVATPPADDPNPVTLAAIHEAGADAVYQAGGAQAIAALAYGTETVTTVEKVVGPGNKWVTAAKSIVQGDVEIDFLAGPSEVLVLADGTADPEYVAAELLAQAEHDPDASVVAVTDDADLAAAVAEAVEAGVDERERAETIRAALDGDASGVLHARSMSEAVLFAEEYAAEHLSIMADDDEALLDRISNAGSVFLGPHSPVAAGDYAAGPNHVLPTNGGAKRYGGLSVDTFLRSSTVQRLDRESLSDIADVVTTLAEAEGLEAHAESVRKRFE; this is translated from the coding sequence ATGAATGTACGAGCCGTCGCCGACCTCTCGCCCGCGGAGCGGCGCGCGTTCTTCGAGCGCGACGCGGGGATCGACGCGGTCCGCGGGGACGTAGAGGAGATCGTCGACCGGGTGCGCGAGGAGGGGGACGTGGCGGTCCGCGAGTTCGCCGAGGAGTTCGACGGGGTGGCCGTCGGCAACCTCGACATCACCGACGAGGCCGCGCGCGCACACGCCGAACTCGAGGACGCGGACGACCCGGTCCTCGACGCGGTCCGCGAGGCCGCCGACAACGTCCGGGCGTTCCACGAGCGCCAACGGCCCGAGGACTGGCGCGAGTCGTTCGAGGGGCGCGAGCTGGGTCGGCGCTTCCGACCGATCGACCGCGCGGGCGTCTACGTCCCCGGCGGCGCGGCGGCGTACCCCTCCAGCGCGCTGATGGGCGTGGTCCCGGCGGTCGTGGCGGGCGTCGACCACGTCTCCGTCGCGACCCCGCCCGCGGACGACCCGAACCCCGTCACGCTCGCGGCGATCCACGAGGCGGGCGCGGACGCGGTGTACCAGGCCGGCGGCGCGCAGGCGATCGCGGCGCTCGCGTACGGGACGGAGACGGTGACGACCGTCGAGAAGGTGGTCGGCCCCGGAAACAAGTGGGTGACCGCCGCCAAGTCGATCGTCCAGGGCGACGTCGAGATCGACTTCCTCGCGGGGCCGAGCGAGGTGCTGGTGCTCGCGGACGGCACGGCCGATCCCGAGTACGTCGCCGCCGAACTGCTCGCGCAGGCCGAACACGACCCGGACGCCTCCGTCGTCGCCGTGACCGACGACGCCGACCTCGCGGCTGCGGTCGCCGAGGCGGTGGAGGCGGGCGTCGACGAACGCGAGCGGGCGGAGACGATTCGAGCCGCGCTCGACGGCGACGCCTCCGGCGTGCTCCACGCGCGGTCGATGTCGGAGGCGGTGCTGTTCGCGGAGGAGTACGCGGCCGAGCACCTCTCGATCATGGCCGACGACGACGAGGCGCTGCTCGACCGGATCTCGAACGCGGGCTCCGTCTTCCTCGGTCCCCACTCGCCGGTCGCCGCCGGCGACTACGCGGCCGGGCCGAACCACGTGCTGCCGACGAACGGCGGCGCGAAGCGGTACGGCGGGCTCTCCGTGGACACGTTCCTGCGGTCGTCGACCGTCCAGCGGCTCGACCGCGAGTCGCTCTCGGACATCGCCGACGTCGTGACGACGCTGGCGGAGGCGGAGGGGTTGGAGGCGCACGCCGAGAGCGTTCGCAAGCGGTTCGAGTAG
- the phnD gene encoding phosphate/phosphite/phosphonate ABC transporter substrate-binding protein gives MVEDTCGRTGPSSRRRFISLGGAAAIAGLAGCSGGSGSTGSGGSDGSGSDGSGGSGGDGGGGGSGGDGESGDPMLAESSAFDPESPNWEENNYLSTPLVDAGYERGTQADLERMGNREVEEIPHGEPVQETPEDESEWLEPDTLVFTESPSEDVQGRYEEDFQAVFERIEEETGIPVEYNRVNNYAASVEAMRSERAHIANFSTGTTAFAVNLAGAVPFAAGIAPDGAFGYRLFATTRADAEEVQAVEDFADDDVRMAHAEPASNSGHQAPSALFDQYFDVTAGEDYEVNFSGGHSQTTRGIAAGDYDAGPICSTCFLDTVEADSNLSFDDFKVVWASDPFPNGPVAYRYNLHPDIQEGIRAAWLDSDFAGTAYAERTGYEEYVPIEYRRHWYNIMVIQRYNGVEYTQGSLSE, from the coding sequence ATGGTGGAAGACACCTGCGGACGAACGGGACCGAGTTCGAGACGGCGGTTCATCAGCCTCGGCGGCGCGGCCGCGATCGCGGGACTGGCCGGGTGTTCCGGCGGGTCGGGCTCGACCGGCTCCGGCGGCTCCGACGGCTCCGGCTCGGACGGCTCCGGCGGCTCGGGCGGCGACGGAGGGGGTGGCGGCTCCGGCGGTGACGGAGAGTCCGGGGATCCGATGCTCGCGGAGTCGAGCGCGTTCGACCCCGAGAGCCCGAACTGGGAGGAGAACAACTACCTCTCGACGCCGCTCGTCGACGCGGGGTACGAGCGCGGGACCCAGGCGGACCTCGAACGGATGGGGAACCGCGAGGTCGAGGAAATTCCCCACGGCGAGCCCGTTCAGGAGACGCCGGAGGACGAGAGCGAGTGGCTCGAGCCGGACACGCTCGTCTTCACCGAGAGCCCGAGCGAGGACGTTCAGGGTCGCTACGAGGAGGACTTCCAGGCCGTCTTCGAGCGGATCGAGGAGGAGACCGGCATCCCGGTCGAGTACAACCGCGTGAACAACTACGCCGCCTCCGTCGAGGCGATGCGCTCGGAGCGCGCCCACATCGCGAACTTCTCGACGGGGACCACCGCGTTCGCGGTCAACCTCGCCGGCGCGGTGCCGTTCGCCGCCGGGATCGCGCCCGACGGCGCGTTCGGGTATCGGCTGTTCGCGACGACCCGCGCCGACGCCGAGGAGGTCCAGGCGGTCGAGGACTTCGCGGACGACGACGTCCGGATGGCCCACGCGGAGCCGGCGTCGAACTCCGGCCACCAGGCCCCCTCGGCGCTGTTCGACCAGTACTTCGACGTGACCGCCGGCGAGGACTACGAGGTCAACTTCTCCGGCGGCCACTCCCAGACCACCCGCGGCATCGCGGCCGGCGACTACGACGCCGGGCCGATCTGTTCGACCTGCTTCCTCGACACCGTGGAGGCCGACAGCAACCTGAGCTTCGACGACTTCAAGGTCGTCTGGGCGTCCGACCCGTTCCCGAACGGCCCCGTCGCGTACCGCTACAACCTCCACCCCGACATCCAGGAGGGGATCCGGGCCGCCTGGCTCGACTCCGACTTCGCCGGCACGGCGTACGCCGAGCGGACCGGCTACGAGGAGTACGTCCCCATCGAGTACCGCCGCCACTGGTACAACATCATGGTCATCCAGCGGTACAACGGCGTCGAGTACACGCAGGGCTCGCTGAGCGAGTGA
- a CDS encoding DUF7860 family protein: MTGRYGDLDYPTITKRSFLFGVSLFLIGALGELTIHTTGAQVPGWEETLLLDLEFLGTAIALLSPFVFGILLPLTE, from the coding sequence ATGACGGGCCGTTACGGCGACCTCGACTATCCGACGATCACCAAACGGAGCTTCCTGTTCGGGGTCTCTCTGTTCCTGATCGGGGCGCTCGGCGAGCTGACCATCCACACGACGGGAGCGCAGGTTCCCGGCTGGGAGGAGACCCTCCTGCTCGATCTCGAGTTCCTCGGAACCGCGATCGCGCTCCTCTCGCCGTTCGTGTTCGGGATCCTTCTCCCGCTCACCGAGTAG
- a CDS encoding Htur_1727 family rSAM-partnered candidate RiPP codes for MVEKAQRSLDETPRRTRERRWEVFVRESESDPMRRVGTVAAPSAEVAHEEASRLFAWYARDVWLCPADETRRFSTYSLGDSADEGDSDVADARPGGEPRVREETEGTPDVREGEDRR; via the coding sequence ATGGTCGAGAAAGCGCAGCGCAGCCTCGACGAGACGCCCCGTCGGACCCGGGAGCGCCGGTGGGAGGTGTTCGTCCGCGAGTCCGAATCGGACCCGATGCGGCGGGTCGGGACCGTCGCGGCCCCGTCCGCGGAGGTCGCCCACGAGGAGGCGAGCCGGCTGTTCGCGTGGTACGCCCGCGACGTCTGGCTCTGCCCGGCCGACGAGACCCGCCGGTTCTCGACGTACTCGCTCGGGGATTCGGCGGACGAAGGTGACTCCGACGTCGCGGACGCCCGCCCCGGCGGCGAACCGCGCGTCCGCGAGGAGACGGAGGGGACCCCCGATGTCCGGGAGGGAGAGGATCGTCGATGA
- a CDS encoding Hvo_1808 family surface protein gives MRRVLPLAATLALFALLVAGTGGVAAADAAVAETAADCQTAADNDLVGCWNGTYHAEELGFDQSDGLTEAELETLTHRSMARVERLRERPFETGVPVETVTREEFRANGTGGNGTNATGDAEFRRWNDQVWKALFVVGEDESSAEAIDTVFGGSVSGFYSPADDRIVLVVAEGEELQVSESTLIHELTHAMQDQYHDLAAPRFVGATQDADLAVDGIVEGEAVYVEERYADRCETNWSCLAPPDSSGSGGGSAADYNLGILQTVLQPYSDGPFYVEALIDEGGWSAVNETMNDPPNATAAVIHREPGYETREIEFEDAAEGGWETYADQGVNGSETAGEASMFVMFWYQSWEYDHPVLEPTRDVSANVRVHTATDEQLDTRSAYNYADPATTGWVDDELYPYRNDAGDAERDGYVWVTEWRTPTDAAEFHATYRTMLKEHGADRLDDGVRDIPTGDFRGAYGVERDGTRVTIVHAPDPPDVFELRPGIDLEEPASGTGDDGTTADDGALDDGALDDGALDDGMTNDGTEPSNGATDPDDSGASDDVASDDGSSDDDADGTSADADPGDGGSTDDGVPGLGVVAAVVALLSATALLRRRSRR, from the coding sequence ATGCGACGGGTTCTCCCCCTCGCGGCGACGCTCGCCCTCTTCGCCCTCCTCGTCGCGGGGACCGGCGGCGTCGCCGCGGCGGACGCGGCGGTCGCGGAGACCGCCGCCGACTGCCAGACTGCCGCGGACAACGACCTGGTCGGCTGCTGGAACGGGACGTACCACGCGGAGGAGCTCGGCTTCGACCAATCCGACGGGCTGACGGAGGCCGAACTCGAGACGCTGACCCACCGGAGCATGGCGCGCGTCGAGCGCCTCCGCGAGCGCCCCTTCGAGACGGGCGTCCCGGTCGAGACGGTCACGCGCGAGGAGTTCCGAGCGAACGGGACGGGCGGCAACGGGACGAACGCGACGGGCGACGCCGAGTTCCGCCGCTGGAACGACCAGGTGTGGAAGGCGCTTTTCGTCGTCGGCGAGGACGAGTCGAGCGCGGAGGCGATCGACACGGTGTTCGGCGGCTCCGTCTCGGGGTTCTACTCGCCGGCCGACGACCGGATCGTCCTCGTGGTCGCGGAGGGCGAGGAGCTCCAGGTGAGCGAGTCGACGCTGATCCACGAGCTGACCCACGCGATGCAGGACCAGTACCACGACCTCGCCGCGCCGCGGTTCGTCGGCGCGACCCAGGACGCCGACCTCGCGGTCGACGGGATAGTCGAGGGGGAGGCGGTCTACGTCGAGGAGCGGTACGCCGACCGCTGTGAGACGAACTGGAGCTGTCTCGCGCCCCCCGACTCCAGCGGATCCGGCGGCGGGTCGGCGGCGGACTACAACCTCGGGATCCTCCAGACGGTCCTCCAGCCGTACTCCGACGGGCCGTTCTACGTCGAGGCGCTGATCGACGAGGGCGGCTGGAGCGCGGTCAACGAGACGATGAACGACCCGCCGAACGCGACGGCGGCGGTCATCCACCGCGAACCCGGCTACGAGACCCGCGAGATCGAGTTCGAGGACGCCGCGGAGGGCGGCTGGGAGACGTACGCCGACCAGGGCGTGAACGGCTCCGAGACCGCCGGCGAGGCGTCGATGTTCGTGATGTTCTGGTACCAGAGCTGGGAGTACGACCACCCGGTCCTCGAGCCGACGCGGGACGTCTCGGCCAACGTCCGGGTCCACACCGCCACCGACGAACAACTCGACACGCGGTCGGCGTACAACTACGCGGACCCCGCGACGACGGGGTGGGTCGACGACGAGCTGTACCCGTACCGGAACGACGCCGGCGACGCCGAGCGCGACGGCTACGTCTGGGTGACCGAGTGGCGGACGCCGACGGACGCCGCGGAGTTCCACGCCACCTACCGCACGATGCTGAAGGAACACGGCGCGGACCGCCTCGACGACGGCGTCCGCGACATCCCGACCGGCGACTTCCGCGGGGCCTACGGCGTCGAGCGCGACGGGACCAGGGTGACGATTGTCCACGCGCCCGATCCGCCGGACGTCTTCGAGCTCCGGCCCGGCATCGACCTCGAGGAGCCCGCATCGGGGACGGGAGACGACGGGACGACCGCGGACGACGGAGCGCTCGACGACGGAGCGCTCGACGACGGAGCGCTCGACGACGGGATGACGAACGACGGGACGGAGCCGTCGAACGGCGCGACCGATCCGGACGACAGTGGGGCGTCGGATGACGTCGCTTCGGATGACGGCTCTTCGGATGACGACGCGGACGGAACGAGCGCCGACGCCGACCCCGGCGACGGCGGGTCCACGGACGACGGGGTGCCCGGACTCGGCGTCGTCGCCGCGGTCGTCGCCCTGCTCTCCGCGACCGCGCTCCTCCGTCGTCGCTCGCGGCGGTAG
- the phnE gene encoding phosphonate ABC transporter, permease protein PhnE, which translates to MAAERRTWRRPTVFRRREFKWAAYLGIAAFFLWSAWGIGADPARIVRGFGRGLTLLGDFFPPEATPRQARRIVDKMVESVAMAMISTVTGIAISVPVAFMAAENLSPKPLYYLNRGFISLSRALNAIIVAILVVKAVGLGPLAGIITITFKTVGFFAKLLAEDLEDIDMGSVDAVRATGASPVQTLIYGVVPQIVPRFAGLSVYRWDINIRTSTVVGIVGAGGIGSVLLTAFNRYSYQYVSAILVAIIAVVLVAEGVSAVVRRRYQ; encoded by the coding sequence ATGGCGGCCGAACGGCGCACCTGGCGGCGACCGACCGTCTTCCGCCGCCGGGAGTTCAAGTGGGCGGCCTACCTCGGGATCGCCGCCTTCTTCCTCTGGTCCGCGTGGGGGATCGGGGCCGACCCCGCCCGGATCGTTCGGGGGTTCGGCCGCGGGCTGACGCTGCTCGGCGACTTCTTCCCGCCGGAGGCGACGCCGCGACAGGCCCGGCGGATCGTCGACAAGATGGTCGAGAGCGTCGCCATGGCGATGATCTCGACGGTCACGGGGATCGCGATCAGCGTCCCCGTCGCGTTCATGGCCGCGGAGAACCTCTCGCCGAAGCCGCTCTACTACCTCAACCGCGGGTTCATCTCGCTGTCCCGCGCGCTCAACGCGATCATCGTCGCCATCCTCGTCGTGAAGGCGGTCGGGCTCGGTCCCCTGGCCGGCATCATCACGATCACGTTCAAGACGGTCGGCTTCTTCGCGAAGCTGCTCGCGGAGGACTTAGAGGACATCGACATGGGGAGCGTCGACGCGGTGCGGGCGACCGGCGCGTCGCCGGTCCAGACCCTGATATACGGCGTCGTCCCCCAGATCGTGCCCCGCTTCGCGGGGCTCAGCGTCTACCGCTGGGACATCAACATCCGGACCTCGACCGTCGTCGGGATCGTCGGGGCGGGCGGGATCGGATCGGTGCTTCTCACCGCCTTCAACCGCTACTCCTACCAGTACGTCAGCGCCATCCTCGTCGCGATCATCGCGGTCGTGCTCGTCGCGGAGGGGGTCAGCGCGGTCGTCAGACGGAGGTACCAGTGA